A stretch of DNA from Alicyclobacillus acidocaldarius subsp. acidocaldarius Tc-4-1:
CGAACAGCCGGTCTTTCCGTATTTTGAAGCGGCGTTCACGCGCCTCGAGCGGTGGGTGGAGCGCGGCGAGGAGCCGCCGCCAGGCGGCCTGTACCGCACGGTTGACGTTCTCGCAGCAGGCGCGGAACTGTACGCAGACACCAATTTGGAGGCGTGATGAAGATGGAGATTTCTTTGCAAGGGCGTGTCGCCGTCGTCACCGGTGCCGCGAGTGGGATTGGGCTCGCCGTCGCCACGGCCATGGCCGAAGCGGGGGCGAGCGTGGTGTTGTCAGACCTGCGCCAGGATGCGGCCGAAGCGCAGGCACAGGCCCTGCGGCAGCGCGGACTGGAGGTGACGGCCATTGCGGCGGACGCCTCGGACGAGGGCGAGATCGACCGGCTGTTCACGCAGGCGGAAGCGCAGTATGGCCGCGTGGATATTGTCGTCAATAACGCGGGCATGCAGCACGTGGCGCCCATCGAGACGTTTCCGACGGATGTGTTTCGCAAGATGGTGGACCTGATGCTCACGGGGCCGTTCTTGAGCATCAAGCGGGCGCTGCCCGGGATGAAGGCGCGCGGGTATGGTCGGATTCTCAATATGGCCTCGATCAACGGCCTCGTCGGGTTTGCCGGCAAGGCCGCGTACAACGCGGCAAAACACGGTCTCATCGGCCTGACGAAGGTGGCGGCGCTCGAGGCGGCCGAGCACGGTGTGACGGTGAACGCGCTCTGCCCTGGCTATGTGGACACGCCGCTCGTACGCAACCAGCTGGATGATCTCGCCCGCACGCGCAACGTCCCCGTGGAGCAGGTGTTGGAGGACGTGATTTATCCGCTCGTGCCGCAGAAGCGCTTGCTCGCGCCCGAGGAGGTGGCGCACTACGCCGTGTTCCTGGCGTCCGATCTCGCCGCGTCTGTCACGGGCCAGGCCGTCGTGATGGATGGGGGATACGTGGCGCAGTAAGGGATTTGTCTTCGGCGCTTTCCATCGGTTAAGATGGCTGTAGAATCGATGCGGTGATGGAGCTCACCGGAACCGCCCGCGACGGGCTGATGGCTCCTGCGATGCACGGACGCTTTCCTGGATGCGTCTGCGCGTGGCAGGAGCTATTTTCATGCGGAGAGAAGGGGGAGAAGGGCTTGGGCGAATGGAAAAAGATTGCCGCCGTGCTGATTGGCGGCGCGTTGGGCGGCGGGCTGCGCGATCTCGTCGACATCGCCGTGGGCCAGGTGCACCTGTTCCCGCTAGGCATCTTCGTGATCAACCTCACGGGTGCTTTTTTGCTCGGCGTGATTCAACAGCTTGCCGTGCGACACGCGTTTCCGCATTGGCTGGTAGCGGGCCTCGGTCCGGGCGTCATGGGCGGGTACACGACGTTTTCCACGTTTGCGGTTGGCGCGTGGGAGGCGCTGCGCCTTGCGCCGTGGCAAGGCGCGCTGTACGTGATCTTAACCGCTGTGCTGGGACCCTTATGCGCGTGGCTCGGGACGAAAGTTGTGCCCGCAAAGGCCACGCCTGAAGAGGAATGGGAAGCCGAAGAGGAGGTCTCGCTGTGAACGACGCCGTGCTTTGGTTGACCACGGGCGGATCGGCCATTGGGGCGGTCCTTCGCTACCTCGTGGGCCAGTGGATCGGCAAAGTGAACAAGACCCCCTTTCCATGGGGGACGTGGATCATCAACATGGTGGGCACGTTGTGCCTGGCTATCTTCACGGCTCGCCTGGCGCACGAAGATCCGCACCTTTTCGTCTTTCTCGGGGCGGGTTTTTGCGGCGGATTTACCACGTTTTCGAGCATGTCAACGGAGACAGTGGCGCTGTGGAGAGTGAGCCGCACGCTCGCCGTGACGTACGTAGCATCGTCTGTCATCTTGGGACTCGTCATCGCCGCCCTGGTGGACCTTTGGCTGCCACAGGCGGTCTGACCTGCGGCGCGCGAACCCTCAGCTCATACCGAAAGGCTTGACGTGGAGAGGCGGGCATGATAGTCTGGCGGACTTTACGAGGGCAAGCGTCGCTCGGCTGCGGTCAAACGCGATATCATGCCCGCGGAGGCTCCATGTCAAGCCCTGATCGCCGATATCGACGCCGCTCCGTGCACATTGAACAACATTCTCGGTTTTGGGGTGTCCACAAACTTCCTGAATCCGTGACAGGGCCGATGGAAAGAGGCTGATGTGTGTTCTCGCAAGCCCATTCACTGCGATTTCACGGATGTACATTCAATGTCGAATTTGAGGAATGAACGGATCCAGCTTCCTGGCCCGGTTTGGACGGGGTTTCATCCCCACTAGGTGGCCATCTCTCAGGTACTTTTTGACCGTGTTCTTGGAATGGCCAGTCTCTCGGGCAATTGTACGCCAACCCTTTCCTTCTGCCTGCAAACCCTGTAATCTTAACACAGACCCACCTCGTAACATTTGGATTTCCCCTTCGACAACATTCGCCAGTTATCGATGGGAGATATTCAACGCAGGTGGGTCAATTTCATTCCGACGTTACTGGGTCAATTTTAACCCGGCGGTCACAAAAGCGAAGGTTTCACCACTGTCACATCGAAAGAAGCCGATGCCATCGGTGATTGCACAAGCCCCCACGAGCATGCCTGCCATCGTTTGCGATGCGAAGTACCTCCTTTGCTGCACACAGACGACCCATCCTCGATTAAGAGATAGTGACGGGAATCGATATCCATTGAACCTTCTTGCCATGAACCAGGAGATAGGACGACGGCGTCGATCCGATGACCAGATAACCTTCACCGCGCTCCATGGTTCGCAGAATGACACAATCTCGATAGGGAGCCGGCTCAAACTGATAGAAGCCGCCCGGGTCTCCGTACTTCCGGTCCAAATCAGCGCCGAGTTCAACTACGTCTCCCGTTTCTGTCAAGACAATGTCCTGATGAAGATGAAGCGACAGGTGCGATGGGAGATTGGACACGTCGATCACATCGGGATGGCGCTGAACAAGATGCGTGTGAATGTCGATGAGCATCTGACCAGGACGAACAACCGGTGTTGAGGTCGGTGACTTCGCTGTGACACGACCGTTGTGGAACGTCACGAGGAGCGGGCTTCCCACGCCGAGTGACATGGGTTCAATGATCATGGCTTGTGAACCGTAGGGCAGGATGACCGCGTTATCCATGGCCGCATGGTAAATCTCTTCTATCGGTTTTCCACTCAGCACTCTGAACACGTCCAACTGGTTGGTACCATAGTCGGGATGCCAGTTGATCCACGTCCAGGAGACCAGCGCAGGGCTTCCGGGATCCTCGAAAATCCGCACGTTGCACATGTCCGCCCGCGAATGGCTGATGGACCTCATGAGTTTCCACCCGTCTGTCGTGCGTTCGAAAAGCTCGAAACGCTGGCCATATGGCGTCCAATCCAACTGCGGGATGAGGTGTCCCTTTTGCGCCAGCAGCCGAGCATAGACATCTCCGTCCGAGGAAAGCGACGAGTGCACGCTCACCATGCCCTTTGGAACAGGCGGCATGGCTGTGTCGGACGACGCTTCCATACCCGGGGCGGATGTTGAATGCGGCCGTGTGGCAAACCCGATGAATACACCGGTCATGGCGGCAAGTGCACCAATGAAAATTGAGCTTACAAGACCTCGGCGTGATCTTTTCATATCGCATTCACCCCTGTTAAAGATAGTTGAACGTCAGAAATCAATATGCCGGTGGATGGAGATAGGCACTAACCCTATAGAAACTTACGCTTAGGCGAGAGTGAGTGTTGGGATATAGGGTTGATAAAGGTACATTGCACCTATTATTAGTGTGGGAGGATACGAAAATCGTGCCCCAATCAGGCGTCCCGCTAACATTTGTAACGATTTCAACGTGTCCTGCACCAGATGAATCCAACATCACATCGCCCAGCGCCACACTGTTCACCGACTCCACGTACATTTGCACGCCATAATAGCCAGGCCATAGCCGCGGCCACCGACAAGGCTGCGAACGGAATAGCCTTCATGGTTCGAATCCTCCCCATTACAAAAAGTAGATAAAAGATGATCGGATCATAATTTGATAATCCATAATTGTCAATATCCAAGTTTTTGAGGGATTATTCACCTAATTATGAGGGGTGGCTCCCAATATGATTCATCAATCTTCAAAAATCAGGCCCATTTCTGGTGAGTAACTTTCTTTGAGAAGCAGACGATGTCGGCAAAACTGCCGAAGCGATGCTTGAGGACTGAATTCGTCGTGAAGCGAGCCTATCACAACGGGATGCCGCTCGATGCAGATGTCCAAGCCAGGGAGCTTCTATTCCTTCCTGATCCTATTATTTCTTTCATGGAAGTCAAGCACTTAGAGTGAAAAGAGAGGAAATCGTGTGGAGGAAACCAAATGCGCGCGCAGTCCCCGTGGACACCACCCTGATTTGAGGAATGCGCGCGCATGGGTGACAAGCTGATCATAGCATGGGTGGCGAGAATGTGGGGAGGTAATTGTTGATTTCAAAATAAATAAGTTGGTTCTGTTAGCGAAGGCTTCCTATCGGCGGTGCGTCTCCAGATGGAGCACATTGCGCCGCTTGAACACGAACATGCGCATGAACACGTACGAGACGGACGACGAGACGAACATCGCCCCGCCCTTGGCGAGGTTGCTCCCCAGCATGTAGGGGAGCCCGCGATGCGTGACCAGGTAGTCGTTCGCGCCCACCAAAATCGCGTCGTTCAGCACGAGATTGATGAGCGACTGAACGGCAAACTTCATCTTCTCCCGGCGCGATCCCGTCGCAATGTCGCCGAAGGTCCAGAATCGGTTCCACAGGTAGCTGTTGCAGATGGCCGCGATTACGCCGATGGTGTTGTACGCCGTCAGCACAAGCGATGACCTCGTCGGAAACGCCAGCAAAAGTGCGTTTAATACGCCGAGATCGACGGCCGCGTTCATCACGCCGACGAGCAAAAACTTGAAGTAACGCCGCACATAGCGGTAGACGACGCGCACCGCGTACACCATTTGACCCCTCTTTTGTTGTCCTTCTCTGTCATCCCCAGACTTCGTGCGCAATCTCGACGACGTGGCGCAGCTTGGCCCACTGTTCGTCCTCGGTCAGGAGGTTTCCCTCTTCCGTCGACGCAAAGCCGCACTGTGGGCTCAGGCAAAGCTGCTCGATCGGGACGTAGCGCGTCGCCTCGTCAATTCGCCGCTTGACCTCGTCTTTGTCCTCGAGCGCTCCGTGTTTGCTGGTGATGAGACCGAGCACGATGGTAAGCGACTTGCGGTTCACAAACCGGAGCGGCTCGAACCCGCCCGCCCGCTCTGTATCGTATTCGAGGAAGAAACCGTCGATGTCGAGTTTCTGGAACAACGTCTCTGCGACGGGTTCGTACCCACCGGACGAAATCCAGGTGGAGCGGAAGTTTCCACGGCAGATGTGCATGGTGATGGTCATGTCCGCGGGCTTCGCCTCGAGCGCCTTGTTGATGGTCTCCGCATACTTGGCCTCAAGCCGCTTCGGGTCCCAGCCCTTGGCCATCATCTGCTGCTTCTGCTCGTCCGAGCATAGATACGCCCAGGCGGTGTCGTCGAGCTGCAGATAGCGGCAGCCCACGTCGTAGAATGCGCGGATGGCGTCCTGGTAGGCCAGGGCGAGATCGTGGAACATCTCGTCCTCGTCTCGGTACACGCCATCCGCCAGTTCGCCGCGGAAGTGCAGCATGCTCGGGCTCGGGATGGTCATCTTCGCCACGTGTTCTCCCGCGATGTCATGCAGGAAGCGGAAATGCGCGAGCATCGGGTGACCTTTTGGGAAACCCAGCTTGCCGACCACGCGGATGGCGCGGGGGCGGGTGGTCACGTTGTGGAACTGAATGCCGCCCTGCTCGGGCTCGTAACCCTGCACGCCCTCGAGGTGCTCGAGGAAGTCGAAGTGCCACCACGAGCGGCGCAGTTCGCCATCGGTGACGGCGGCGAGCCCAATGTCCTTTTGCTTGGCGACAATCTGGCGGATGGCGTCGTTTTCCACAGCCGTGAGGGTGTCCTGGTCGATCTCGCCGGCAAAAAAGCGCCGGCGCGCCTCCTTGACAGGCTCGGGGCGGAGCAGGCTCCCCACTTGATCCGCGCGGAACGGCGGCTTGTGGCCGAGATTTGCGTGTGACATGGCGATCATCCTCGTCGTTCAAGATTTCGTGTTGGACGAGGTCATCGTACCACAAACGTGCGTGCTTTGGCTTCGGAGACTTCGCGCTGCGCGGGCACATGGCTCACCGCCGGCGCGGGGTGAGACAGCGGGCGCCCCTTGCCCGTCACTGCCATGGCGACGGAAGCTGACAACATGGCGCAGCCGATGACGAGCACGACGTCCGCGGTGTGATGCAGGGCGGCCAAGAGCGAAATGCGCTCCGCCTTTGCGAGCAGCGCGGCACCCGCGAGCTGCTCTGCTTTCGCAAGCGATCCCGTCTTGAGCTCGAAAGCCGCCACCAGCTTCTGATACGCGTACAGCGCGCTCGGCTGGAACAGCGTGGCGTGATCGCGCTGGTGTTCATAGGCGACGGCGGCGCTTCTGGCCATCCACCAGCCTGCGAAGGACGGGGCCAGGGCGCCAGCGAGGTTTCTGTGGAAGTGGAGCGAGCAGGATCGCAGCCGCGCTTCGTGGAGATCGCCAGCGAGTGCGGTGGTGAGCGCGCCCATGATGAGCACGAGCCCGATGAGGCAGAGCGCCACGGCCATTTCGCAGCTGACGCGGGTGACAGAAACGCCGGAGGTTTGCTCTCGCCACAGCCAGCCGACGGCGAGAACGCCGACCGATCCGATTGCGCCAAGGACGCCTGGGCCGACCACGGGATGTAGCCACATTGCCGCGACGGCCACGACGACCAAACAGCCGACGAAGAGGAGAGCGGCTGTCAGCCACTGGCGGGAAGCGGCATCATCCAATGCTTGCAGCCACTGGTACCCTGCGACGAGCACGAAGATGAGTGCGACGTGGGACAAAATGGCCATGGTCGCACCCGAAATCTGGCGCACGGTGTGGATGGCCCTGTACTGCACGAGCGGGGCGCGCGACTGGGTCTCCCAGGCTATCCAGATGAGAAAGAGGAGCGCCCCGGTGAGGAACCAAGGCCAGACACTTGTTGCGCCGAGGCCCGCGAACCGAATCTGGACCAGGGGCGGAGCAAGGGAGGCGGCCATCGCGGCAAGGAGCAGCGTGCCAGGGAAGTCCCACCGGGCCCCGGGCGCGTTCGGTTCGTGGGGCAACGACAGAAGTCCGAGGACGATTCCCAGTGCTGACAGGAGCCCCGCAATCGCAAAGACCCAGCGCCAGGACGTCACCAGAAGGGCGACGGCGCCGACGACGGTGCCGAGGGCCGACATGCCGTACAGGCCGCCGATGGCGTAGGCGATGAAGCGGCCGCGAATGGGCGCTGGGAACGAGGTGAGGCTCACGGGCAGGGTAGTGAGAAAGAGACTGCCCGCGGCGACACCTTCGACCGTGCGGCTGATGGCGAAGACCCGCGGATTGGGCGCCGTAGCCGACAGCGCGCAGGCTGCGAGGAACAGCGCGGCGAGCGGCAGATAGGTTTGCCTCAATCCGAACCGCTGCGTGAGCCGCAGCCCGATGGGCACGCAGGCGGCAAACCCCAGATTGGACAACGTCGCGGCGAGTGCGAAGGCGCGCGAGCCTTCGGCAAGCCCCGACTGAAGCAGCGACTGATCCAGGATGGAAGACACGTTGGCGATGTACTGGGGACCAAACGAAAGCGCCGTGGCGGCGAGAATCATGGCGAGACGCGCGTTCGGGCGCACATGTGCACTTAGGGCTTCCATGGTGGACTCCTTTCGGTTTCGTGAGTACTGGCTGTTCAAGCGAATCCCATTGTAGAGGGGTGGAACCATTCCGTAAAATACATAAAGAACTATGGAGTGATAATTAAAGAGGCATAATAGTTTGGGGGCTCACCATGGACCTTCTTCAGTTGACGTACTTTCGCACCCTGGCGCGGTGGGAGCATGTGACGCGCGCAGCGATGGAACTTCGCATCGCCCAGCCCTCTCTCAGCAAGACCATCGCCCGCCTAGAGGCAGAGCTTGGGGTGCCGCTGTTTGACCGCACGGGCCGGAATTTGCGCTTGAACGCGTATGGGCGGGCGTTTTTGGCCCGGGTGGATCGGGCGCTGACGGAGATTGAGGAGGGAAAACGCGAGCTCAGGCAGATGGCGAAGGCGAACGAAGAGACGGTCATCCTCACGGTGTCGACCACGCGCTTGTTGCCGGGGCTCTTGCGCGCGTTTCTCCGCGAGCACCCGCGCGTGAGGATTCGCCAGTACACGGGAAGCGCGGAGGAGATGGCCATGCAGATCGTGCGCGGAGAGGCAGATTTTTGTATCGCGGGCGCCGAGATCAAGGGGGACGAGATCGCCTGGGAGCCGCTCATGGTGGAAGAGGTGTATCTGATTGTGCCGCCCGACCATCCCCTGTCGGGCCGCGGAGTGGTTCGCCTGGCCGAACTCCGCGACGAGCCGTTCATCTGCGTCAACAAGGGGCACGAATTCCGGGAGCTGACGGACGGCTTCTGCAGACGAGCGGGCTTCGAACCGAAGGTGCATTTTTCGGGGGATGAGGCCGACGTGATTGCCGATCTCGTCCGCCAGGGCCTGGGGGTTGCGTTCGTGCCGGCCCTGACGTGGTGGGAAAAGGAGGAGCATGAGACGCGACGGCTGCGGATTGAGGCGCCGCGATGCGAGCGCGTCATCGGCCTCGCGTGGTCGAGGAGGCATCACCTCACGCGCGCCGCCGAGGCGTTTCGCGAATTCGCCCGGCGGTATTTCGCTCAACTGGTGGGCCATGAGGGCGTCCGCGGCGTGGAGGGATGGACGCCGTCGCCAAACTGACCATGGAGCACGAAGGGGAACCAGAATGCGATTCGGGTTCCTCTTTTTTAACTATAAATGTAATTCTCCTCCCTTTATACTGTCGGTTAACTAGAAAGAACAGAATCGACAGACACAGGGAGGGTTCCGCATGCGAGCGCTCACACGGCTGTCCGTCGCCGCAGCCGCTTCAATGGCTTTTGCCGCGCCGGCGGCAGTTTATGCCGCACCGCTTCAGGAACGGGTGGTGGTGGCCTCGCCAGATCCGCGCACGCGCGGCGCTCAACCGCATGGGGCGCTGTCGCCTTCGCAACCGATGCATCTGGTGATCACGCTCCGGCTGCGACATGAGGATGAGCTCGAGCGCCTCATTCAAAACTTGTACACGCCGGGATCGCCGGACGCGGGGCGATTTTTGACGCCCGCCGAATTCGACGCGGCGTTCGCGCCGACCGAGGCGGATGTGCAAGCTGTGGTTCAGGGGCTGCGGGCCTACGGGCTCAGCGCGGCGCAGACGGCTGACCCGATGGTGCTCACGGTGGTCGGATCGGCGCGCGACGTGGAGCGGGCGTTTGGCGTGCGCGAGGTGACGTATGAGAAGGGCGCGGCTACGTGTTATGCGCCGGATGGGGCCGCCACGCTGCCCGCGCCGCTGGCTGCACGCGTGTCGGCCGTCGTGGGTCTGTCAAGTGCAACGGTGGAGCGCCACCTCGTGATGGCGCATGCCGCGCCGGTGGGCGGTGGCTACACGCCCACGCAGATTCAGCGCGCCTACGACTACACGCCCCTCTACAGCCACTACATGGGTCGCGGCCAGGTGATTGCGGTGGTGACCTCCGGCTCCGTCCAGCTATCGGATATCCAGGCGTTCGATCGCGCCTTCGGCCTGCCGAATCCCGTGGTGCGCCAGCGCGTGATCGACGGATCGTACACGTCACCCGACGACGAGACCACGCTCGACTGCGAATGGGCGCACGCCATTGCGCCGACCGCGTCGCTTGCCGTGTATGAAGCGGCGCAGCCGGACGCCCAGTCGTTCATCGACGCGTTCGCGCAGGTCGCCGCGGACGACGGCGCGCACGTGGTCACGACGAGTTGGGGCGCGCCCGAATCGGAGACGGATTCGTCCACGATGCAGGCGGAGCACCAGATCTTTATGCAAATGGCCGCGCAAGGACAGAGCGTGTTCGCGGCGGCGGGGGACAGCGGATCGTCCGATGGAACGAGCGGGACGGACGTCGACTATCCTTCGTCCGATCCGTACGTGACCGCGTGCGGCGGCACGCGGCTCGTGCTCGGGGCGGGCGGCCAACGCCTTCAGGAGACGGCCTGGTCCGACACAGGCGGCGGCGTGAGCTCGGTGTACGGCGAGCCCTGGTGGCAGTACGGGCCGGGCGTGCCGCAGACCGGCTATCGCCAGACGTGCGACGTCAGCCTGAACGCGGACCCGGCCACCGGATACGACTTTTACTACCAGGGCCAGTGGGAGATGGCGGGCGGCACGAGCTTCGTCGCGCCAATGATGGCGGCCACGTTTGCGCTCATCGATCAGGCCCGCGCACTCGAAGGTAAGGCGCCCGTTGGACTGGCGGACGTAGGCATCTACGCGATGGCGCGGAACACGTCGTACGCGCCGTACGCGTTCCACGACATTACAGCTGGATCAAATGGGGCGTACAGCGCGGGGCCTGGATGGGATCATCCGACGGGCTTCGGCTCTATCGACGCGTACTACTTCTTGCACGGGCTCGACTGAACCGGGGCCCGGTCTCGTACTTGCCGAGCGCCCGGCGTCTCTTATCCTCGGGCCATGAGGAGGATTTAATCTAGATTTGAAGCGGGTGTGATACACTCAAACGTTGTGCGTGGGGAGGCGATCGCATGAGCCATCATAAGCATTGGATTGTTGAATCCATCTGCCCGCGGTGCGAGAAGAAAAACATCGTCGAGGTGCCTGAAGGCGAGCTTGTGGTACGCGTGCACTGCCAGCACTGTGAGCACGGCTACGATTACAATCACATCGTCCGCGAGCACAAAGAGGTCGACGTGGACGACTGAGCGCTGCGCGCCGTGTCCCGGAAGGCTCCTCTCGGCAAAGACATGTCGGCCGCCCGGCTTGGGCGGCCTTTTCACGCCTCCGACGGTTCAACCGCCAATCGATAGCCCACGCCCGGTTCGGTCACGATCCGCCAGGGGCGGGACGGATCGTCCTCAAGTTTTTTGCGCAGGTGTCCGATGTACACGCGCAGGTAGTGGGCGGCGTTGTCGGGATCGACGTCGCCCCAGACCTGGCGCAGGAGTTGCCTGTGTGTCACGACCTTCCCCGCATGTTGAGCGAGGGCTTTCAGGAGATCGTACTCAATGGGCGTCAGCTTCACCGTTTCGCCGTTCAGTTCCACGCGCCGCTCCGCCAGGTGGATGGTGAGGCCCGCCGCCTCGATGATGGGTTCATCCTGCACGCGCACGGCGTGCCGGAGGGCCACCCGGATCCGCGCGAGCAGTTCGCCCATGCCGAACGGCTTCACCACGTAATCGTCCGCGCCAGCGTCGAGCGCTGCAATCTTGTCCTCCTCTGCATCGCGCACGGTCAGCATGATGACGGGCATGTTCGACCACTCGCGAAGCCGCCGCAACACCTCGATGCCTTCCATGTCCGGAAGGCCCCAGTCGATCACGGCGAGATCTGGCCGCTTCGTGCTCGCCACAACCAGCGCCTCTTCTCCGCTCGAAGCTTCCAGCACCTCGTATCCATGTCCTTTGAGCGCAATCTGCATGAGCTTCAAAATGGCGCGCTCGTCGTCCGCCACCAGAATCTTGGCACCGCTCACCGATTCTCCGCCTCCTTGGGATGCGGCCGGGCCGCGAGCCGGACGCGAAAGAGCGTGCCGGGGTGCATCCGCTCCACGTCAATCTGCCCGCCGTGCGCCTCGACGACCGCTCGCACAATGGCGAGGCCGAGGCCCGTTCCTGGGATCTTGTCCACACGCCGGCCGCGGTAGAACTTGTCGAACACGCGGTCTAACTCGTCATCTGAGATGCCCATCCCGTAGTCGCGGACCTCGAGCGCCGCCTCCGCCTCGCGTGCCGCGATGGTCACGTCAATGGGAGCGGCGGGCGGCGAGTACTTGGCGGCGTTGGAGAGGAGGTTCACCACCGCCTGCTGGAACAGCGTCTCGTCGACTTCCACGATGGGCGACGGGTGCGGCGTTCGAACGCGCACAGGGTGATCGGCGGTCAATTCCGCCACTTCGCGCAGCGCGCCGCGGACGACGTCGGCGAGATCGGTCGGCCGCTTGTTGAGCACGAGCATCCCGCCTTCAATGCGCGCCATGCCGATGAGATTCGTGACGAGCCGGTTCATGCGCAGGGCGCTGTTGCGGAGTGTCAGCACGAGTTCTCGCCGGTCCGCCGGATCGAGCGACGCGCCAGGGTCGAGCAGGGCGTCCGATGCGCCGAGCATGGCGGTGATGGGGGTGCGAAGCTCGTGCGAGATGGAGTTGAGGATGGCGGTCCGGACGCGCTCGGATTCTGCCGCGATGTCCGCGATGCGCGCCCGCTCCTCGGACGCGATTCGGCTGAGCGCGATGGCCACGAGATTCGCCACGGCTCGCAGAATGTCGAAGATCTCGCCGCGCGTCGCGAGCCGAAACTGCCCGGGCTCGCCGACGATGAAGGCACCGTACACCTCGTCCTGTGCGCGGATGGGCACATACAAAAACGCGGCCTGGCCGTGGGTTTT
This window harbors:
- a CDS encoding DUF4118 domain-containing protein, which produces MRFTPKWQILNVRWPTWWQEGRQGEPSLPRPRALWAYAAVCGMDALLTGLVFLFDFHYDRVNIAMLYLIPVVVASAVYGLWPGVFAACLGLMSFDFFFVPPIFSYAVSDLRFLVSFAVFLVVAITTAGLASSMRRRAEEASQRARIAQTLFRMSRALTAAADERRVVETALEQVRELLHTHAYIALKRSSGYDLHALPGDEAAPVIDRQVLDWVLRHGDLASFGSKTHGQAAFLYVPIRAQDEVYGAFIVGEPGQFRLATRGEIFDILRAVANLVAIALSRIASEERARIADIAAESERVRTAILNSISHELRTPITAMLGASDALLDPGASLDPADRRELVLTLRNSALRMNRLVTNLIGMARIEGGMLVLNKRPTDLADVVRGALREVAELTADHPVRVRTPHPSPIVEVDETLFQQAVVNLLSNAAKYSPPAAPIDVTIAAREAEAALEVRDYGMGISDDELDRVFDKFYRGRRVDKIPGTGLGLAIVRAVVEAHGGQIDVERMHPGTLFRVRLAARPHPKEAENR